A portion of the Avibacterium sp. 20-132 genome contains these proteins:
- the apaH gene encoding bis(5'-nucleosyl)-tetraphosphatase (symmetrical) ApaH, translating into MATYLVGDLQGCYDELHALLEKVKFDPSQDILYLVGDLVARGDKSLECLRLVKSLGKAAHTVLGNHDLHLISTALGIKQVKRKDRVDAIFNAPDFHELIDWLRQQPLLIHNEQANFLLTHAGISPDWDLDTAKACASEVEQVLRHGDYYAMIAQMYDNQPDRWSPDLHGIDRLRYIINVFTRMRFCYYDHRLDFDCKAPVDEAPAELTPWFRLNNPLFKTQNIVFGHWASLVDTPTPANIYALDTGCVWGNRMTMLRWEDKRYFTQPAMKQYT; encoded by the coding sequence ATGGCAACTTATTTAGTCGGCGATCTGCAAGGCTGTTATGATGAACTGCACGCTTTGCTGGAAAAGGTAAAGTTTGATCCAAGCCAAGATATCCTTTATTTGGTTGGTGATTTGGTGGCGCGAGGGGATAAATCGCTCGAATGTTTGCGTTTAGTCAAATCGCTTGGCAAGGCGGCTCACACTGTGCTAGGCAATCACGATTTGCATTTAATTTCTACCGCACTTGGAATTAAGCAAGTGAAGCGCAAAGATCGTGTGGATGCCATTTTCAACGCCCCTGATTTTCACGAGTTGATTGACTGGCTTCGCCAGCAACCCTTACTTATTCATAATGAGCAAGCCAATTTCTTGCTTACTCATGCCGGCATTTCACCTGATTGGGATCTTGACACCGCGAAAGCTTGTGCTAGCGAAGTGGAACAAGTGCTACGTCACGGTGATTATTATGCAATGATCGCGCAAATGTATGATAACCAGCCAGATCGCTGGTCGCCTGATTTGCACGGTATCGACCGTTTACGTTACATTATTAATGTGTTTACCCGTATGCGTTTTTGCTATTATGATCACCGCCTTGACTTTGATTGCAAAGCCCCTGTTGATGAAGCCCCCGCTGAACTGACACCTTGGTTTAGGCTTAATAATCCGTTGTTTAAAACACAAAATATCGTCTTTGGCCATTGGGCAAGTTTAGTGGATACGCCTACGCCAGCTAATATTTATGCCCTTGATACCGGCTGCGTGTGGGGCAATCGAATGACAATGCTACGCTGGGAAGATAAGCGTTATTTTACTCAACCAGCAATGAAACAATATACCTAA
- a CDS encoding peptidylprolyl isomerase, which translates to MKKFNIKAFLFSVVGMLAIVSNANAVERVVATVNGAPILESQVKSVIGKKANNKANYQNALDMIIDQILTRQAVQESGIKITNAQVDQVIESIAAQNGLTFGQLLDALDYQGINYDQYRRQIADQLLMSQVRNQAIGKSINVSREEVQALGLKLLEQAKANGTEKKVMGTEYQVRHILLKLNPLLNDSQAKAKLAQVRAEILSGKTSFAEAAFNYSKDYLSGANGGNLGFAFPEAYVEPFAKTIVKSKKGVISNPFKTEFGWHILEVTDTRKGDRTQAAYMQKAYQQLVNQQIEFASKDWVKALRKTADIKYFN; encoded by the coding sequence ATGAAAAAATTTAATATAAAAGCTTTTTTATTTAGCGTAGTAGGTATGCTAGCTATTGTGAGTAATGCGAATGCAGTGGAACGAGTTGTGGCAACAGTCAATGGCGCACCAATATTAGAAAGCCAAGTCAAATCTGTCATTGGTAAGAAAGCAAATAATAAAGCAAATTATCAGAATGCGTTAGATATGATTATTGATCAGATTTTAACTAGACAAGCGGTGCAAGAGTCAGGGATAAAAATTACTAATGCACAAGTTGATCAAGTCATTGAAAGCATTGCAGCGCAGAATGGCTTAACTTTTGGTCAATTATTAGATGCACTAGATTATCAGGGTATTAATTATGATCAATATCGTCGTCAAATTGCTGATCAATTATTAATGTCGCAAGTTAGAAATCAAGCAATTGGTAAAAGTATTAATGTTTCTCGCGAAGAAGTTCAAGCTCTTGGCTTAAAATTACTTGAACAAGCAAAAGCGAATGGTACTGAAAAGAAAGTTATGGGAACTGAATATCAAGTTCGTCATATCTTATTGAAATTAAACCCACTTTTAAATGATTCACAAGCTAAAGCTAAATTGGCACAAGTACGCGCTGAAATCCTATCGGGTAAGACTAGCTTTGCTGAGGCAGCATTTAATTATTCAAAAGATTATTTATCTGGTGCAAATGGTGGAAATTTAGGCTTTGCTTTTCCCGAAGCCTATGTTGAGCCTTTTGCGAAAACTATTGTAAAAAGTAAAAAAGGCGTTATTTCTAATCCATTTAAAACTGAATTTGGTTGGCATATTTTAGAAGTAACGGATACTCGTAAAGGCGATAGGACTCAGGCAGCTTATATGCAAAAAGCCTATCAGCAACTTGTTAATCAACAAATTGAATTTGCTTCTAAAGATTGGGTAAAAGCATTACGAAAAACAGCAGATATAAAATATTTCAACTAA
- the menH gene encoding 2-succinyl-6-hydroxy-2,4-cyclohexadiene-1-carboxylate synthase: MAKPHLVFLHGLLGTKADWQKIIEKLPHFSCLALDLPLHGENKHINVTDFDNAAKILAQQIQSAVQNQPYFLIGYSLGGRLALYYALQAEVEKGDLQGLILEGANLGLTSEQERQQRWQNDCDWAERFATQPAHQVLEDWYQQPVFAHLTAEKRQALIKLRQANCGENIAQMLKATSLAKQPDFRSQVRSNSLPIFYLCGEKDVKFCQMAVENQLNLHFIPNAGHNAHQENPQAFSQCLAHILAKIHSI; this comes from the coding sequence ATGGCAAAACCCCATTTAGTTTTTCTGCACGGTTTACTTGGTACAAAGGCGGATTGGCAAAAAATCATCGAAAAACTACCGCACTTTTCCTGTCTCGCTCTTGATCTCCCCTTACACGGGGAGAATAAACATATTAACGTGACAGATTTTGACAACGCAGCAAAAATACTCGCTCAACAAATTCAAAGTGCGGTGCAAAATCAGCCCTATTTTTTAATAGGTTATTCACTAGGTGGACGGCTTGCTCTTTACTATGCCTTACAAGCCGAAGTAGAAAAAGGTGATTTACAAGGGTTGATTTTAGAGGGGGCAAATTTAGGGCTAACCTCCGAGCAAGAACGCCAACAACGCTGGCAAAATGATTGTGATTGGGCTGAACGTTTTGCCACTCAGCCAGCTCATCAGGTATTAGAAGATTGGTATCAACAACCCGTGTTTGCCCACTTAACCGCTGAAAAACGGCAGGCCTTGATCAAACTTCGCCAAGCTAATTGTGGTGAAAATATTGCTCAAATGCTTAAAGCCACTTCTCTTGCCAAACAACCTGATTTTCGCTCACAAGTGCGGTCAAATTCCTTGCCAATTTTTTATCTTTGCGGTGAAAAGGATGTCAAATTCTGTCAAATGGCGGTGGAAAACCAACTCAACTTACATTTCATTCCCAATGCAGGACATAATGCTCATCAAGAAAATCCACAGGCTTTTTCGCAATGTTTGGCACACATTCTCGCTAAAATTCATTCTATTTAA
- the purN gene encoding phosphoribosylglycinamide formyltransferase, producing MKKIAVFISGEGQTLQSIIDACKVGDIPAQICAVISNKATAYGLQRAKMAEIPTALFERKDYADNKQMDQAIGDYIATLGADLIVLAGYMKILTAEFTQRFAGKILNIHPSLLPKYPGLHTYQRALEAGEQEHGTTVHFVNEEVDGGAIVLQAKVPIFPDDEVADIEQRVKYQEQQIYPLVIKWFVTDRLTLEAGKAYLDGKRLPNAGYAID from the coding sequence ATGAAAAAGATCGCTGTATTCATTTCTGGTGAGGGGCAAACCTTGCAAAGCATTATTGATGCCTGCAAGGTTGGCGATATCCCCGCACAAATCTGTGCTGTCATTTCTAATAAAGCAACGGCTTATGGGTTACAACGGGCAAAAATGGCTGAAATTCCTACCGCACTTTTTGAGCGAAAAGATTATGCAGATAATAAGCAAATGGATCAGGCTATTGGTGATTATATCGCCACATTAGGGGCGGATTTGATTGTCCTAGCTGGATATATGAAAATTTTGACTGCTGAATTTACCCAACGTTTTGCAGGTAAAATTCTCAATATTCATCCTTCATTGTTACCGAAATACCCCGGTTTACATACTTATCAGCGAGCTTTAGAGGCGGGCGAACAAGAACACGGCACAACGGTGCATTTTGTCAATGAAGAGGTAGATGGCGGGGCAATTGTGCTACAAGCGAAAGTGCCGATTTTTCCTGATGATGAAGTGGCTGATATTGAGCAGCGAGTGAAATATCAAGAGCAACAAATTTATCCTTTGGTGATTAAATGGTTTGTTACCGATCGGTTAACGCTTGAGGCTGGCAAGGCTTATTTAGATGGCAAGCGCTTGCCGAATGCAGGGTATGCCATCGATTAA
- a CDS encoding helix-turn-helix domain-containing protein encodes MSKFIAAEVDAAIGRKIQQRRKEVGFTAENLAEQIGVSQQQFSRYERGVTKINVSHLVNIAVILNTPISWFFADVKSENLTFSLQDEYVPIRNDALKMRLDYHWGHLSNDQKRNLINFLDSLHKT; translated from the coding sequence ATGAGCAAATTTATTGCTGCTGAGGTTGATGCCGCGATTGGTAGAAAAATTCAACAAAGACGGAAAGAAGTGGGCTTTACAGCTGAAAATCTGGCTGAACAGATTGGCGTTTCTCAGCAACAATTTTCACGCTATGAACGTGGCGTAACTAAGATTAATGTTTCGCATCTTGTGAATATTGCCGTGATTTTGAATACCCCGATTAGTTGGTTCTTTGCAGATGTAAAATCAGAAAATCTCACTTTTTCTTTGCAAGATGAATATGTCCCTATTCGGAATGACGCCCTAAAAATGCGCCTAGATTATCATTGGGGGCATTTGAGTAATGATCAAAAACGCAATTTAATCAATTTTCTTGATTCTCTCCATAAAACCTAA
- the rsmA gene encoding 16S rRNA (adenine(1518)-N(6)/adenine(1519)-N(6))-dimethyltransferase RsmA, whose translation MNSRKHLGHTARKRFGQNFLSDDNIIQSIVAAIYPQPDQYLVEIGPGLGALTEPVAERVERLTVVELDRDLAERLRHHPFLHQKLNVIEADAMQFDFAQLYQDEKLAEKNQKLRIFGNLPYNISTPLMFHLFNYCEQIQDMHFMLQKEVVKRLCAAPNSKAYGRLTIMAQYFCQVMPVLEVPPSAFKPAPKVDSAVVRLIPHSTLPHPVKDLYWLNRVCTQAFNQRRKTLRNALSTLFSAEHLTALGIDLNARAENLSIADYVRLANWLCDNPVLENEQSEVE comes from the coding sequence ATGAATTCAAGAAAACATTTAGGTCATACCGCCCGTAAGCGTTTTGGGCAAAACTTTTTATCCGATGATAATATTATTCAAAGTATTGTGGCAGCTATTTATCCACAGCCAGATCAATATTTGGTGGAAATCGGTCCCGGTTTAGGGGCATTAACAGAACCTGTGGCGGAACGTGTTGAACGTTTAACGGTGGTTGAGTTAGATCGCGATCTGGCTGAACGTTTACGCCATCATCCCTTTTTACACCAAAAATTGAATGTGATCGAAGCAGATGCAATGCAGTTTGATTTTGCTCAGCTTTATCAAGATGAAAAACTGGCAGAAAAAAATCAGAAATTACGTATTTTCGGCAATCTTCCTTATAACATTTCAACGCCATTAATGTTCCATTTGTTCAACTATTGCGAACAAATTCAAGATATGCATTTTATGCTACAAAAAGAAGTAGTAAAACGCCTTTGTGCTGCACCAAATAGCAAGGCTTATGGCCGTTTAACCATTATGGCGCAATATTTTTGCCAAGTAATGCCTGTATTGGAAGTACCGCCGAGCGCATTTAAGCCTGCACCAAAAGTGGATTCTGCGGTGGTTCGTTTAATTCCGCATAGCACGTTGCCACACCCAGTGAAGGATTTATATTGGCTCAACCGTGTTTGTACGCAAGCCTTCAATCAACGTCGAAAAACCTTGCGCAATGCGCTCTCTACATTATTTTCTGCAGAACATCTCACCGCACTTGGTATTGATTTGAACGCACGAGCGGAAAATCTCTCCATTGCCGATTATGTAAGATTGGCAAACTGGCTGTGTGATAATCCCGTGCTGGAAAATGAACAGAGTGAAGTGGAATAG
- a CDS encoding LPS-assembly lipoprotein LptE: protein MLNLLKKLSLVSAVALLTACGFHFQNGELIPQELRTLRLESRDPYDAMTIAMRKQLRANNIQLVEQGDVVVFRLNNVRENSEVASIFKQGREAEKVLVLQVEANIQLKNKQRYPINTQVTRTFFDNSRAALAKSAEKEVIWNDMREQAARQLISKMVALKQQVKSQ from the coding sequence ATGTTGAACTTACTTAAAAAATTATCTCTCGTCAGTGCTGTCGCATTACTCACGGCTTGTGGTTTTCATTTCCAAAATGGCGAATTGATTCCGCAAGAACTAAGAACATTGCGTCTAGAAAGCCGTGATCCTTATGATGCGATGACGATTGCAATGCGTAAGCAGTTAAGAGCCAATAATATCCAACTTGTTGAGCAAGGCGATGTGGTGGTATTTCGCTTAAATAATGTGCGTGAGAACAGTGAAGTGGCATCTATTTTCAAGCAAGGACGTGAGGCTGAAAAAGTATTAGTGTTACAAGTGGAGGCGAACATTCAGCTTAAAAACAAGCAACGTTATCCAATTAATACGCAAGTAACCCGCACTTTCTTTGATAACTCACGTGCAGCATTAGCTAAATCGGCGGAAAAAGAGGTAATTTGGAATGATATGCGTGAGCAAGCAGCGCGCCAACTTATCAGCAAAATGGTGGCGTTAAAACAGCAGGTGAAAAGCCAATAA
- the holA gene encoding DNA polymerase III subunit delta, translated as MQRLFADQLSASLDKKLASIYCLVGQDPLLLQESKDLICTTAKQQDFDEKNEMTIDNSTDWIALNEQVQSMGLFFSRQILVLNFPENLTALLQKRIAELISLLNQDVLLILQMAKLTKPMEKQDWFVQASQFDPQFSLVNCQTPSIEQLPRWIVGRSKTLEIFIEPEAIQLLCYSYENNLLALKQTLQLLALLYPKDKITLSRVQNVVEQSSVFTVFQWVDALLEGKSQRARRILAGLRGEEIQPVILLRTLQRELITLLTLTQPQQGMSNIDQGLSTAKLREKFDQLKIWQTRRPLFLQAIQRLNYRKLYEIIQQLAELERLVKLEFSDDVWEKLADLSIQICH; from the coding sequence ATGCAACGTCTGTTTGCCGATCAGCTCAGTGCCTCGCTAGATAAAAAGTTAGCATCAATTTATTGTTTAGTGGGGCAAGATCCTTTGCTTTTACAAGAAAGCAAGGATCTCATTTGCACAACGGCAAAACAGCAAGACTTTGATGAAAAAAATGAAATGACTATTGATAATAGCACCGATTGGATCGCCTTAAACGAACAAGTGCAATCAATGGGATTATTTTTCAGTCGTCAAATTTTAGTGTTAAATTTTCCTGAAAATCTCACCGCACTTTTACAAAAGCGTATCGCTGAATTAATAAGTTTGTTAAATCAAGATGTGCTACTCATTTTGCAAATGGCAAAACTCACCAAACCAATGGAAAAACAAGATTGGTTTGTGCAAGCCAGTCAGTTTGATCCGCAATTTTCTCTCGTAAATTGTCAAACACCAAGTATTGAACAACTACCTCGTTGGATTGTCGGGCGTAGTAAAACCTTAGAAATCTTTATTGAGCCAGAGGCAATCCAGCTTTTGTGTTATAGCTACGAAAATAATCTTCTTGCCTTAAAACAGACCTTGCAGCTACTGGCATTGCTTTATCCAAAGGATAAAATCACCTTATCTCGCGTGCAAAATGTGGTGGAACAATCCTCCGTGTTTACCGTATTTCAATGGGTTGATGCCTTACTTGAGGGAAAAAGCCAGCGTGCCAGACGAATTTTAGCTGGGTTGCGTGGTGAGGAAATTCAGCCTGTAATTTTATTGCGTACCTTGCAACGTGAGTTAATAACCCTTTTGACACTCACTCAACCACAACAAGGAATGAGCAATATTGATCAAGGGCTTTCTACGGCGAAATTGCGTGAAAAATTTGATCAACTCAAAATTTGGCAAACACGTCGCCCACTTTTCTTACAAGCGATTCAACGCTTAAACTATCGTAAACTGTATGAAATTATTCAACAGCTCGCCGAATTAGAACGTTTGGTAAAACTTGAATTTAGTGATGATGTATGGGAAAAACTGGCGGATTTATCCATACAAATTTGTCATTAG
- a CDS encoding glucose-6-phosphate 1-dehydrogenase family protein, producing the protein MITSASCDLFNLPFFQFAQMKKFCPEQIPQIKADYKRDWNLWKTAILRVAQQLGAPFAEPHIEKWCNGWQVRAHFFAYFKYEFNKNSAAILSVILNRRRLQVSLDWHCYRADRSQINVQQYNQWVEQLDQAQYADFDFWRGDESEYADFRKVRSLSAQDFLLNNDEDFFCIGKNIEKAELDHIDAVEFIVQTIQDLLPLYEKCHLKSI; encoded by the coding sequence CTGATTACCTCTGCCAGTTGCGATCTATTTAATTTGCCTTTTTTTCAGTTCGCACAAATGAAAAAATTTTGCCCTGAACAAATCCCACAAATTAAAGCGGATTACAAACGGGACTGGAATTTATGGAAGACCGCCATCTTACGAGTGGCACAACAGCTTGGCGCACCTTTTGCTGAACCTCATATTGAAAAATGGTGTAACGGGTGGCAAGTGCGGGCGCATTTTTTTGCTTATTTTAAATATGAATTTAACAAAAATTCTGCAGCGATTTTATCGGTTATCTTAAATCGTCGCCGTTTACAAGTGAGTCTTGATTGGCATTGCTACCGCGCTGATCGCTCGCAAATCAATGTGCAACAATACAACCAATGGGTTGAACAGTTGGATCAAGCACAGTATGCCGATTTTGATTTTTGGCGTGGTGATGAAAGCGAATACGCCGATTTCCGCAAAGTGCGGTCGCTTTCTGCACAGGATTTTTTACTCAACAATGATGAAGATTTTTTCTGTATAGGAAAAAATATTGAAAAAGCTGAATTAGATCACATTGATGCGGTGGAATTTATCGTACAAACTATTCAAGATTTACTGCCGTTGTATGAAAAATGTCATTTGAAATCAATATAA
- the pyrR gene encoding bifunctional pyr operon transcriptional regulator/uracil phosphoribosyltransferase PyrR, whose amino-acid sequence MAEKILIDEDRFMRTISRISHEIIEKHQHLDDLVIVGIKRRGAEIAELIKRKINDLTGKEVPSLDLDITFYRDDLEYVEPQSQSPVYSGASNYVSIQNKIVILVDDVLFTGRTIRAALDALIDFGRAAKVELVIFVDRGHRELPIRADYVGKNVPTSRTEKVQVRTMKFDQCYEVALLGKNR is encoded by the coding sequence ATGGCAGAAAAAATTCTTATTGATGAAGATCGATTTATGCGAACCATTTCTCGGATTTCACACGAGATCATAGAAAAACATCAACATCTTGATGACTTAGTGATCGTCGGCATTAAACGCCGTGGGGCAGAGATCGCAGAATTAATTAAGCGTAAAATTAATGATTTAACGGGGAAAGAAGTCCCTTCCCTTGATTTGGATATTACTTTTTATCGCGATGATTTAGAATATGTTGAGCCACAAAGTCAATCGCCCGTTTATAGCGGTGCATCAAATTATGTCAGCATTCAAAATAAAATCGTGATTTTAGTCGATGATGTCTTATTTACCGGGCGAACCATTCGGGCCGCATTAGATGCGTTAATTGATTTTGGACGTGCAGCAAAAGTGGAATTAGTTATTTTTGTTGATCGCGGACACCGTGAATTACCCATTCGTGCGGATTATGTGGGCAAAAATGTGCCAACCAGTCGCACAGAAAAAGTGCAAGTGCGCACAATGAAGTTTGATCAATGTTATGAAGTAGCATTATTAGGTAAAAATAGGTAG
- the leuS gene encoding leucine--tRNA ligase: MQEQYRPDLIESEVQKYWAENKTFKAVQDPSKEKYYCLSMFPYPSGRLHMGHVRNYTIGDVISRYQRMNGKNVLQPMGWDAFGLPAEGAAVKNKTAPAKWTYENIEYMKNQLKILGFGFDWDREIATCKPEYYKWEQWFFTELYRKGLVYKKTSSVNWCPNDETVLANEQVHEGRCWRCDTPVEQKEIPQWFIKITDYAEQLLGGLDQLPEWPDMVKTMQRNWIGRSEGVEITFNIENSDETVTVYTTRPDTFYGVSYLAVAAAHPLAEKAAQNTPALAQFIQEAKNTKVAEAELATMEKKGMATGIHAIHPITGKLVPVWVANFVLMHYGTGAVMAVPAHDERDYEFAKKYDLPLYPVITPEDGSPLDLSQQAYTEHGILINSAEFDGLGFDAAFKGIADKLEQMGVGKRQVNYRLRDWGVSRQRYWGAPIPMLTLENGEVVPAPLVDLPIVLPEDVVMDGVRSPIKADPNWAKTTYNGQPALKETDTFDTFMESSWYYARYTCPDFHQAMLNPEEANYWLPVDQYIGGIEHATMHLLYFRFFHKLLRDAGLVNSDEPANKLLCQGMVLADAFYYTSDTNERIWVSPTKVTLERDEKGRIIRAIDDEGRELVHSGMTKMSKSKNNGIDPQEMVEKYGADTVRLFMMFASPAEMTLEWQESGVEGANRFLRRLWNLVFEYSKNPAKTALNPTALSNAQKALRRDVHKTIAKVSDDIGRRQTFNTAIAAVMELMNKLTRAPLEDEQDRTVMAEALNAVVKMLYPITPHICFQLWKELGNQEAIDFAPWVKADEQAMIDDEKLVVVQVNGKVRAKITVPADMTEEVIKDIALADPNVQKFLDGLNIVKTIYVPGKLFSFVAK; the protein is encoded by the coding sequence ATGCAAGAACAATATCGCCCTGATTTGATTGAGAGTGAAGTGCAGAAATATTGGGCTGAAAATAAGACATTTAAAGCGGTGCAAGATCCGAGTAAAGAGAAATATTATTGCCTTTCAATGTTCCCTTATCCATCTGGTCGCTTGCATATGGGGCACGTTCGTAATTATACCATTGGTGATGTCATTTCTCGTTACCAGCGAATGAACGGTAAAAATGTGTTACAGCCAATGGGGTGGGATGCATTTGGTTTACCTGCGGAAGGAGCAGCGGTGAAAAATAAAACCGCGCCTGCCAAATGGACCTACGAAAATATTGAATATATGAAAAATCAGCTCAAAATTTTGGGCTTCGGTTTTGACTGGGATCGTGAAATTGCCACTTGTAAACCTGAATATTATAAATGGGAGCAATGGTTCTTCACGGAGCTTTACCGCAAAGGCTTAGTGTATAAAAAAACCTCTAGCGTAAACTGGTGTCCGAATGATGAAACTGTGCTTGCTAATGAGCAAGTTCACGAAGGGCGTTGCTGGCGTTGTGATACCCCTGTGGAACAAAAAGAGATCCCACAATGGTTTATTAAGATTACTGACTATGCTGAGCAATTATTGGGCGGTTTAGATCAACTGCCAGAATGGCCTGATATGGTGAAAACGATGCAGCGTAACTGGATCGGTCGTTCAGAAGGGGTAGAAATAACCTTTAATATTGAAAATTCTGATGAAACCGTAACGGTTTATACGACACGTCCAGATACGTTCTATGGTGTGTCGTATCTGGCTGTTGCCGCAGCACACCCATTAGCGGAAAAAGCAGCACAAAATACCCCCGCACTTGCCCAATTTATTCAAGAAGCCAAAAACACGAAAGTGGCGGAAGCAGAGCTTGCCACAATGGAGAAAAAAGGAATGGCAACGGGCATTCACGCCATTCACCCGATTACAGGGAAATTAGTGCCTGTTTGGGTCGCGAATTTTGTGTTAATGCACTATGGCACAGGGGCGGTAATGGCCGTACCAGCGCACGATGAGCGTGATTATGAATTTGCTAAAAAATATGATTTACCGCTTTACCCTGTTATCACGCCAGAAGACGGTAGCCCGTTAGATTTATCACAGCAGGCTTATACTGAACACGGTATTTTGATTAATTCAGCAGAATTTGATGGTTTAGGTTTTGATGCTGCATTCAAAGGGATTGCGGATAAATTAGAACAAATGGGTGTGGGCAAGCGTCAAGTGAATTATCGCTTACGCGATTGGGGGGTATCACGCCAACGTTATTGGGGCGCACCAATTCCAATGCTAACACTGGAAAACGGTGAAGTTGTGCCTGCTCCATTGGTTGATTTACCGATCGTGTTACCTGAAGATGTGGTAATGGACGGTGTGCGCAGCCCGATCAAAGCGGATCCAAATTGGGCAAAAACCACTTATAACGGACAACCCGCATTGAAAGAAACCGACACGTTTGACACCTTTATGGAATCTTCGTGGTATTACGCGCGTTACACTTGCCCAGATTTCCACCAAGCAATGCTCAACCCAGAAGAAGCCAATTACTGGCTACCTGTGGATCAATATATCGGTGGGATCGAACACGCCACAATGCACTTGCTTTACTTCCGCTTCTTCCACAAATTATTACGTGATGCGGGCTTAGTAAACTCTGACGAGCCAGCAAACAAATTATTGTGCCAAGGAATGGTATTAGCTGATGCGTTCTATTACACCAGTGACACCAACGAGCGCATTTGGGTATCACCAACTAAAGTAACCCTTGAACGCGATGAGAAAGGACGCATTATCCGTGCCATTGATGATGAAGGACGCGAGTTAGTCCACAGCGGAATGACAAAAATGTCAAAATCGAAAAACAACGGTATTGACCCACAAGAAATGGTGGAAAAATACGGTGCGGATACCGTGCGCTTATTTATGATGTTTGCTTCCCCTGCTGAAATGACCTTAGAATGGCAAGAATCTGGCGTGGAAGGGGCAAACCGTTTCTTACGCCGTTTATGGAATTTAGTCTTTGAGTACAGTAAAAATCCTGCAAAAACGGCGCTAAATCCAACCGCACTTTCTAACGCTCAAAAAGCCTTACGCCGTGATGTGCATAAAACTATTGCGAAAGTGAGCGATGATATCGGTCGTCGTCAAACCTTTAACACGGCGATTGCTGCGGTGATGGAGTTAATGAACAAATTAACCAGAGCCCCATTAGAAGATGAACAAGATCGTACGGTAATGGCTGAAGCGTTAAATGCGGTCGTTAAAATGCTTTATCCGATCACTCCGCACATTTGTTTCCAATTATGGAAAGAGCTTGGAAATCAAGAGGCGATTGACTTTGCTCCTTGGGTGAAAGCCGATGAGCAAGCAATGATTGATGACGAAAAACTGGTGGTGGTGCAAGTTAATGGTAAAGTGCGCGCTAAAATTACTGTGCCTGCGGATATGACAGAAGAGGTGATTAAAGACATTGCGCTTGCTGATCCGAATGTACAAAAATTCTTAGATGGTCTAAACATTGTGAAAACCATCTATGTACCCGGTAAGTTATTTAGCTTTGTAGCGAAATGA